ACTTTACATTTAATTTTAATCCTTCTACCTCAAAAGACTTTATAATGTTGCGTTGCCCAATAGTTACGGATTCTCCAGAGGTTTCAAATTCTTGGATAAGTGCAATTAATTGGGACTCTAAGTGCTTATATTTTGGATGACAGTGTATGATAGTAATCTATTTTGAGATTGTTCAAAGATATATTAAAGTAAATTTTAATAAAAGCCGATAAAATTATATTTTGCACTACAGCGTAAAAAATACGTGATTTTTAAATGAAGAAAATTCTTGTCATACAAAATAAACGCATTGGTGATGTGCTTATCGCATCAGTAATTGCTCAAAATATGAAAACTGTTTTTCCTGATAGTCAAATTGATTATTTGGTGTATGACTTTACAACTGGTGTTATTGAAAACAATCCAAACATTGATAACATTATAGCAGTAAATGAAAAAGAATTGAAGCAATTTAAATTTATGCAACGCTTGATTAGACGTGTTAAAAAAAATAACTATGATATTATTTTTGACCCTTACTCTAAATTACAAAGTCGGATTATTTGTTATTTTTCTGGCGCTAGCTTGCGAATAGGTTTTCAGAAAAGAGGTAAAAACCCTTGGTTTAATTTTTACACTCACACTGTCCCTTTATTAGATGAAAAAAAACATATAAGTGGTAAAGCTATTGAAGACAGGATAAATATGTTTAACTGCTTTTTTCCGTTACCTGAAAATAAAATCGATTATGAACCTCACATAGTTTTAACCGATAAAGAGCAACAATACAACAAGTTAGAAAAATATAATAAGCCAGCAATTATGCTAGGTATTTTAGGTAGTACACCTCAAAAATCCATGCCATATCAATATATTGTTAGCTTAATAAATCATATTACAACAACTTATGATGTCAATGTATTATTTAATTATGCACCACATCAAAAAGAAGATGCTTTAAATATTTACAACCAATGTCAAAATAAGTCCAATATTATTATTGATATTTATGAAGATAGCATTAGAGGTTTTATAACTTTAATGAATAAATGTCTACTACTAGTAGGTAACGAAGGTGGTATTGTACACATATCCAAAGCGTTAAACAAACCAACATTTACAATTTTTTCGCCTTATGTTTTAAAAGAACATTGGGCTAGTTTTGAAGATGGTAAAAAACACACATCTATCCATTTATTAGAAGAAAAACCAAATTTATTTGACGAGTTTAGTGTAGAACAAAGACGTAAAATTGAAGAAAATCCGCACGAATTATATCAAATGTTAACACCTGAAATGATCTTAAAAAAATTGACTCCGTTTTTAGATTTACACTTAAAAGCTTTTAAAAACTAAGCCTTTTTTACAATTCCAAAATCTGTCCAAGCCTTTTTCTCATTTTTAGTGACGTCTCTAATCGCTCTATTTTTTGCTATTGAAGCTTCATTTTTATAACCACGTTTATGATCTAAATGAATACAAATCGCTGAGTATCTTATTTGTTTACTTTTTATACCTAAATTCATTAAACGCTCACCAAGCTCTCGGTCCTGACCACCATATTGCATACGCTCATCCAAACCATTGACTGCAATAATATCTTTTTTCCAACCAGAAGCATTATGTCCATTCCAGCTAGCATTTGTTGGTGTTAAAGCATTTAAAATCTTAGATTTTAAGCCTTTAGCAGTTAACTTATTATTTTTAAAGGATGCTTTTAAGCCATTCTTTTTAAGCCATTTTAGATTAAAACAATTGGCTTTATAAATATCTTCTTTTGTGATTGCATGAGAAATATCCATTGGTAACATAAAGTAACCACCAGATAAAAAATAACCAATCTCTCGCTCCTTAACATGCACTTCAACAAAATCTTGACGTGGTATACAATCACCATCAGACATGATAATGTAATCCGACGTACATTGTGTGATAGATTTGTTTAAAATTTCAGATTTCTGGAAACCATTATCCTCATGCCACACGTGGATGATAGGATAAAAGACCTCTTTCTCTATGGATTTAACTAAATCTATGGTCTCTTGTTTAGAACCATCATCTGCGATTACGATTTCAAAATTACGGTAGGTTTGATTATTATAACCATACAGTACTTTTGCTAACCATTCCGGAGAATTATATGTGCTAATTATTATTGAAGTATCTATTTTCATTATAGCTACAAAGATAAAATTATTTTAGTAATTTTGGTTTTTATATGGATGCTATTACAGTAATTATACCAACTTATAACGAGGAAGCTTACATTGCGCAAGCGATCCAATCTGTGGACTTTGCTTCTCAAGTTATTGTTGTGGACTCCAATAGTACTGATAATACAGTAAAAATTGCACAACAAATGGGTTGCGAGGTCTATTTACGTGCATTTGACAATTTTTCTAACCAAAAAAATCACGCGTTACAATTTGCAAAAGGTGACTGGATTTTATTTGTAGATGCTGACGAGCGTATACCTTATGCCTTGCAACAAGAAATTTTTGAAGCTATAAGCAGTAATAAACATGCTGGATACAAGCTTAATTTTCCGCATTATTACATGAATAGGTTTTTATACCATCACAGTGATAATGTGACACGATTAGTAAAACGTAACAACTGTAAATTTGAAGGTCTGGTGCACGAAAAACTGATTATTGATGGTACCATTGGACAGTTAAAAAATCCTGTGCTTCATTTTACCTATAAAGGATTACTACATTACATAAGCAAAAAAGATAGCTACGCGTGGTTTCAGGCAGAGCAAATGCTTAAAAAAGGAAAAAAAGCGACTTATTTTCATTTAGCGTTTAAACCCTTTTATCGTTTTTTTAGTAGTTATATTTTAAGGCGTGGATTTATGGATGGTATTCCTGGTTTGACTGTTGCAAGCGTAAATGCTTATGGTGTGTTTTCTAGGTATGTCAAGTTAATGTTACTTCAAAAAGGAATTAAATAATGTTAGAACAACTAAAATTTATATACTTAATAATAGCTTTAACACAAATAGCAATTGGAACTTCTTTTGTTTTTATTGGATTTAAAATTATAAAATTATTTAAAAACAAGCCTCAAACACAACACCATTGGTACACTAAATATCAAACAACTTTCAAGGTTGGAGGTTTAATATTAATAATTTTTGGTAGTATATCGCTTCCCTTTTTTAACTTAATCTAAAACCAGTTTTTACCTTTTTTTAGCTTTCGCTGAAACACCTTCATACTGTCATCTCCTTTAATATCCAAACGCTGAATTTCGTAATGGTTTTTAAACGGAAACTTGTTGACTCTATTTCCTATTCGTAAACCATAAGCAATATTATTATCCTTTAAACATTTAAAAAAAGCATGCTGCTCCTCGCCTGTTTTAGGATATTTCCCGTAAGGATAGGCTAAGGTATTATTAATTTCAAGATTGTTATTGACTATAAAATCTTTACACAAATCAAAA
The genomic region above belongs to Olleya sp. Hel_I_94 and contains:
- a CDS encoding glycosyltransferase family 2 protein — its product is MDAITVIIPTYNEEAYIAQAIQSVDFASQVIVVDSNSTDNTVKIAQQMGCEVYLRAFDNFSNQKNHALQFAKGDWILFVDADERIPYALQQEIFEAISSNKHAGYKLNFPHYYMNRFLYHHSDNVTRLVKRNNCKFEGLVHEKLIIDGTIGQLKNPVLHFTYKGLLHYISKKDSYAWFQAEQMLKKGKKATYFHLAFKPFYRFFSSYILRRGFMDGIPGLTVASVNAYGVFSRYVKLMLLQKGIK
- a CDS encoding glycosyltransferase family 9 protein, whose translation is MKKILVIQNKRIGDVLIASVIAQNMKTVFPDSQIDYLVYDFTTGVIENNPNIDNIIAVNEKELKQFKFMQRLIRRVKKNNYDIIFDPYSKLQSRIICYFSGASLRIGFQKRGKNPWFNFYTHTVPLLDEKKHISGKAIEDRINMFNCFFPLPENKIDYEPHIVLTDKEQQYNKLEKYNKPAIMLGILGSTPQKSMPYQYIVSLINHITTTYDVNVLFNYAPHQKEDALNIYNQCQNKSNIIIDIYEDSIRGFITLMNKCLLLVGNEGGIVHISKALNKPTFTIFSPYVLKEHWASFEDGKKHTSIHLLEEKPNLFDEFSVEQRRKIEENPHELYQMLTPEMILKKLTPFLDLHLKAFKN
- a CDS encoding glycosyltransferase family 2 protein, with product MKIDTSIIISTYNSPEWLAKVLYGYNNQTYRNFEIVIADDGSKQETIDLVKSIEKEVFYPIIHVWHEDNGFQKSEILNKSITQCTSDYIIMSDGDCIPRQDFVEVHVKEREIGYFLSGGYFMLPMDISHAITKEDIYKANCFNLKWLKKNGLKASFKNNKLTAKGLKSKILNALTPTNASWNGHNASGWKKDIIAVNGLDERMQYGGQDRELGERLMNLGIKSKQIRYSAICIHLDHKRGYKNEASIAKNRAIRDVTKNEKKAWTDFGIVKKA